Proteins encoded together in one Streptomyces umbrinus window:
- a CDS encoding SDR family NAD(P)-dependent oxidoreductase — protein sequence MSVRDKVALVTGAGRGIGEAIADRLAAQGASVAVCDLDQEAAVKVAAQLAERHSVRATGVGVDISDSVAVRKAVERVTGELGPVDILVNNAAVDVIGRFVDSAEETWDRIIAVNLRGTLTMTRAVLDSMTERGGGRVVLIASDAGRVGSSGEVVYSATKGGVIAFGKALAREVARHGITVNSVCPGPTDTALLGQVAEYSQKMYDATVRAIPLRRVARPAEIAGVVAFLASDDAAYMTGQTLSVSGGLTMV from the coding sequence GTGAGCGTACGGGACAAGGTGGCACTCGTCACCGGAGCGGGCCGCGGCATCGGCGAGGCGATCGCCGACCGACTCGCCGCCCAGGGAGCCTCGGTCGCCGTCTGCGACCTGGACCAGGAGGCCGCTGTGAAGGTCGCGGCCCAACTCGCCGAACGGCATTCCGTCCGCGCGACGGGCGTCGGCGTGGACATCTCCGACAGCGTGGCCGTGCGCAAGGCCGTCGAACGGGTCACCGGCGAACTCGGCCCGGTGGACATCCTGGTCAACAACGCGGCCGTCGACGTCATCGGCCGCTTCGTCGACAGCGCCGAGGAGACCTGGGACCGGATCATCGCGGTCAATCTGCGGGGCACCCTCACCATGACCAGGGCCGTGCTCGACTCGATGACCGAGCGCGGCGGCGGCCGGGTCGTCCTCATCGCCTCGGACGCCGGCCGGGTCGGCTCGTCGGGCGAGGTGGTGTACTCCGCGACGAAGGGCGGGGTCATCGCCTTCGGCAAGGCGCTGGCCCGCGAGGTCGCCCGGCACGGCATCACCGTGAACAGCGTCTGTCCGGGGCCGACCGACACCGCGCTGCTCGGCCAGGTCGCCGAGTACAGCCAGAAGATGTACGACGCGACCGTGCGGGCGATCCCGCTGCGCCGCGTCGCCCGGCCCGCCGAGATCGCCGGAGTGGTGGCCTTCCTCGCGTCCGACGACGCCGCCTACATGACCGGGCAGACGCTCTCGGTCAGCGGCGGCCTCACGATGGTCTGA
- a CDS encoding enoyl-CoA hydratase/isomerase family protein, whose translation MSTVLNVELRDRLAVLTLDRPGQLNAVGSETVDRLAQTLNDLRDNDDVRALVLTGAGRAFSAGADISEIESFTAPGQFRAFVERLTGVYALLEEFPKPSVAAVHGFAFGGGLELALACDLRVVERGARLGLPEMKLGVLPGAGGTQRLPRLLPPAIAKQMILTGEPIDAERAWQLGLVNELAERGGALAAAEALAATLTAGAPLALAAGKRLIDHGLGMDLETAIAYERETVSVLFSTEDRAEGLKAFRERRPGDFRGR comes from the coding sequence GTGAGCACCGTGCTGAACGTCGAACTCCGCGACAGACTCGCCGTGTTGACCCTGGACCGGCCCGGACAGCTCAATGCCGTCGGCTCCGAGACCGTCGACCGGCTCGCACAGACACTGAACGACCTACGCGACAACGACGACGTACGCGCCCTGGTCCTGACGGGAGCGGGCCGCGCCTTCTCGGCCGGGGCCGACATCAGCGAGATCGAGTCGTTCACGGCACCCGGGCAGTTCCGCGCCTTCGTGGAGCGCCTGACCGGGGTGTACGCGCTTCTGGAGGAGTTTCCCAAGCCCTCGGTCGCGGCCGTCCACGGGTTCGCCTTCGGCGGCGGTCTCGAGCTGGCGCTCGCCTGCGACCTGCGGGTCGTGGAGCGGGGTGCGCGGCTCGGTCTGCCCGAGATGAAGCTCGGCGTTCTGCCGGGCGCGGGCGGCACCCAGCGGCTGCCGCGACTGCTGCCTCCCGCGATCGCCAAGCAGATGATCCTCACCGGCGAGCCGATCGACGCGGAACGGGCCTGGCAGCTCGGTCTGGTCAACGAACTGGCCGAGCGCGGCGGAGCACTCGCCGCCGCCGAAGCGCTGGCCGCCACGCTGACGGCCGGGGCACCGCTGGCGCTCGCGGCGGGCAAACGGCTGATCGACCACGGGCTCGGCATGGACCTGGAGACGGCGATCGCGTACGAGCGCGAGACCGTCTCCGTGCTGTTCTCCACCGAGGACCGGGCCGAGGGGCTCAAGGCTTTCCGCGAGCGCCGCCCCGGAGACTTCCGCGGCAGGTAG
- a CDS encoding CaiB/BaiF CoA transferase family protein, producing the protein MRPLEGITVVELGMWVAAPAAATMLADWGADVVKVEAPTGDPNRYTLRHVGQDIDSAPPFETDNRGKRGIVLDLRSDEGKDALERLLERADVFVTNLRPGALERLGLAPDELRARHPRLVIGTLTGYGWAGAERDRAGYDVSAFWARPGIAAMLNPAGEPPPGIRPGLGDRTAASNLVAGVLAALLRRGRTGEGGVVDVSLLRSGTYANGNDLALQNFFGKRGRTRHRTEHESPLYNSYQAADDRWFWLVGLEGNRHWPGVVKALGREDLATDERFATGKARRGHVRELIAVFDEEFALRPLEEWAERFDAEGVWWAPVQTLAEVSADPQAEAVGAFVEQPGMGDAPMLRTVATPVAFWGVDDKPRGGAPTLGEHTDEVLRELN; encoded by the coding sequence GTGCGGCCACTGGAGGGCATTACCGTCGTCGAGCTGGGCATGTGGGTGGCGGCACCTGCCGCTGCCACCATGCTCGCCGACTGGGGCGCCGACGTGGTGAAGGTGGAGGCTCCGACCGGTGACCCCAACCGGTACACCCTCCGGCACGTCGGTCAGGACATCGACAGCGCGCCCCCGTTCGAGACCGACAACCGCGGCAAACGCGGGATCGTCCTCGACCTGCGGTCGGACGAGGGCAAGGACGCGTTGGAGCGGCTCCTTGAGCGCGCCGACGTCTTCGTCACCAATCTCCGCCCCGGCGCGCTGGAACGCCTGGGCCTGGCACCGGACGAACTGCGCGCCCGCCATCCCCGCCTGGTCATCGGCACGTTGACGGGCTACGGCTGGGCAGGCGCCGAGCGCGACCGGGCCGGGTACGACGTCTCCGCCTTCTGGGCCCGGCCCGGCATCGCCGCCATGCTCAACCCGGCCGGGGAGCCGCCGCCCGGCATCCGGCCCGGCCTCGGCGACCGTACGGCCGCGTCCAACCTGGTGGCAGGTGTTCTCGCCGCGTTGCTGCGGCGAGGGCGTACGGGTGAGGGCGGTGTGGTCGACGTGTCGCTGCTCCGCTCCGGCACGTACGCAAACGGAAACGACCTGGCCCTGCAGAACTTCTTCGGCAAGCGCGGGCGTACCCGCCACCGCACCGAGCACGAGTCCCCGCTCTACAACTCCTACCAGGCCGCCGACGACCGCTGGTTCTGGCTGGTCGGTCTGGAGGGCAACCGGCACTGGCCCGGTGTCGTCAAGGCACTGGGCCGCGAGGACCTGGCGACGGACGAGCGGTTCGCGACGGGCAAGGCCCGGCGTGGCCACGTACGCGAACTGATCGCCGTGTTCGACGAGGAGTTCGCGCTCCGCCCGCTGGAGGAGTGGGCGGAGCGGTTCGACGCCGAGGGTGTGTGGTGGGCGCCCGTGCAGACCCTGGCGGAGGTGTCGGCCGATCCGCAGGCGGAGGCGGTCGGGGCGTTCGTCGAACAGCCGGGCATGGGTGACGCCCCGATGCTGCGGACGGTGGCGACACCCGTCGCCTTCTGGGGTGTCGACGACAAGCCACGCGGGGGCGCGCCGACGCTCGGCGAGCACACCGACGAAGTACTCCGCGAACTCAACTGA
- a CDS encoding SDR family NAD(P)-dependent oxidoreductase, which yields MGILDDKVAIVTGGGRGLGRAHCLALAEAGATVVVNDLGSGVHGERTGDSPADDVVAEVTKLGGRAVANHSSVTDWAATETMVADTVAEFGRLDIVVNNAGIVRDRMLFSMSEAEFDSVIAVHLKGTFALTRHACAYWREASKRGERVAGRVINTTSGTGLFGNQGQSNYGAAKAGIAGLTVLTALEMRRYGVTANAVSPIAATRMTDGLDVGASLQAVDGFDPRDPANASGVVVYLASDTSAWLTGQVLRIEGNRLNRLQGWTVAGVHPSRSGEALTYDELVDAVPQLYGVAPAGRATGVGQ from the coding sequence GTGGGCATCCTCGACGACAAGGTCGCCATCGTCACCGGCGGTGGGAGAGGGCTGGGCCGGGCGCACTGCCTGGCGCTCGCCGAGGCCGGCGCGACCGTGGTGGTGAACGATCTCGGCTCGGGCGTGCACGGCGAACGGACGGGCGACTCCCCCGCCGACGACGTCGTCGCCGAGGTCACCAAGCTCGGCGGCCGGGCGGTCGCCAACCACTCCTCGGTGACGGACTGGGCGGCGACCGAGACCATGGTCGCGGACACCGTCGCGGAGTTCGGCCGCCTCGACATCGTCGTGAACAACGCGGGGATCGTGCGCGACCGCATGCTGTTCTCGATGAGCGAGGCCGAGTTCGACTCGGTGATCGCAGTGCACCTCAAGGGCACCTTCGCGCTGACGCGGCACGCCTGCGCGTACTGGCGCGAGGCGTCGAAACGGGGTGAGCGTGTCGCCGGCCGCGTGATCAACACGACGTCCGGGACCGGCCTGTTCGGAAATCAGGGTCAGTCCAACTACGGCGCGGCGAAGGCCGGGATAGCCGGGCTCACCGTTCTCACCGCCCTGGAAATGCGCCGGTACGGCGTCACCGCGAACGCCGTGTCACCGATCGCGGCCACGCGGATGACGGACGGGCTGGACGTCGGTGCGTCCCTCCAGGCCGTCGACGGCTTCGATCCGCGCGATCCCGCCAACGCCTCCGGTGTCGTCGTCTACCTGGCCTCCGACACCTCGGCCTGGCTGACCGGCCAGGTCCTGCGCATCGAGGGCAACCGGCTGAACCGACTACAGGGCTGGACCGTCGCAGGCGTCCATCCCAGCCGGTCGGGCGAGGCACTCACGTACGACGAACTCGTCGACGCCGTACCGCAGTTGTACGGGGTCGCCCCCGCCGGCCGGGCCACCGGAGTGGGCCAGTGA
- a CDS encoding DoxX family protein, producing MKARGSRGGHDVAALVLRATLGPMLFAHGWNKVAGPGGLKGTTGWFEALGLKPPEVHARMAAGTEMAAGVGITLGAANPLPAAAAVGLMAVAARTDHRGKGFFVFKGGWEYVGVVGGTAVALAALGNGRYSLDGLLRRQRAGTGPALLAAGIGTASAAALLAVCYRPERKPDETQTDH from the coding sequence GTGAAGGCCCGAGGCAGCAGGGGCGGCCACGACGTCGCCGCTCTCGTGCTGCGCGCGACGCTGGGCCCGATGCTCTTCGCGCACGGCTGGAACAAGGTCGCAGGGCCGGGCGGACTCAAGGGCACGACGGGCTGGTTCGAGGCGCTCGGCCTGAAGCCGCCCGAGGTGCACGCCCGGATGGCTGCCGGGACCGAGATGGCGGCGGGCGTGGGCATCACCCTGGGCGCGGCCAACCCTCTCCCGGCGGCGGCAGCGGTGGGTCTGATGGCCGTGGCGGCCCGGACCGACCACCGGGGCAAGGGTTTCTTCGTCTTCAAGGGCGGCTGGGAGTACGTCGGTGTCGTGGGCGGCACGGCCGTCGCGCTGGCGGCGCTGGGCAACGGCAGGTACTCGCTCGACGGGCTGCTGCGACGTCAACGCGCGGGTACGGGGCCCGCGTTGCTGGCGGCGGGAATCGGCACGGCGAGCGCGGCGGCGCTGCTGGCCGTGTGCTACCGGCCGGAGCGGAAGCCGGACGAGACACAAACAGATCACTGA
- a CDS encoding acyl-CoA dehydrogenase family protein, producing the protein MDAADFSAVLSEVRRFVRERVVPLEAEIDEKDEMPADIREAAKKMGLFGFALPEEYGGLGLSMYEEAQLMFELGYTTPSLRSMFGTNNGIAGHVLMVGGTEKQKAEWLPRIASGDVLASFALTEPEAGSDPSTLTTRAHLEGDEWVINGAKRYITNAPLADVFMVFARTDPDAPRTRGISTFLVPAGTPGLTVAPKDHKMGQFGAWTADVFFDDVRVPASALVGGEDGLNRGFGTAMGCIAHGRVHISALCVGMAERLVHESVEYAGTRRQSGRLIGSFQLVQGLVADSMTDYYAGRATVLEAARAFDAGTDTKIGPSCTKYFASEMVWRVADRAVQIHGGAGYMRGVAVERFYRDARLFRIYEGTSQVQQVIIAKALLGKATQG; encoded by the coding sequence ATGGACGCGGCTGACTTCAGCGCGGTGCTGTCCGAGGTCCGGCGCTTCGTCCGGGAACGCGTCGTGCCGCTTGAGGCGGAGATCGACGAGAAGGACGAGATGCCCGCGGACATCCGCGAGGCGGCCAAGAAGATGGGCCTGTTCGGCTTCGCGCTGCCCGAGGAGTACGGCGGGCTGGGTCTGTCGATGTACGAGGAGGCCCAGCTCATGTTCGAGCTCGGCTACACGACTCCGTCACTGCGGTCGATGTTCGGGACGAACAACGGCATCGCGGGTCATGTCCTCATGGTCGGCGGCACGGAGAAGCAGAAGGCCGAGTGGCTGCCGAGGATCGCCTCCGGTGACGTACTGGCGTCGTTCGCGCTCACCGAGCCCGAGGCCGGGTCCGACCCGTCGACGCTGACCACACGCGCCCATCTGGAAGGCGACGAGTGGGTGATCAACGGTGCCAAGCGGTACATCACCAACGCCCCGCTCGCCGACGTCTTCATGGTCTTCGCCCGCACCGACCCCGACGCGCCACGCACCCGTGGGATCTCCACGTTCCTGGTCCCGGCCGGCACGCCGGGCCTCACCGTGGCTCCGAAGGACCACAAGATGGGCCAGTTCGGCGCCTGGACCGCCGACGTGTTCTTCGACGACGTACGGGTACCGGCCTCCGCGCTCGTCGGTGGCGAGGACGGCCTGAACCGGGGCTTCGGCACGGCGATGGGCTGCATCGCGCACGGCAGGGTGCACATCTCGGCGCTCTGCGTGGGCATGGCCGAGCGGCTGGTCCACGAGTCGGTCGAGTACGCCGGCACCCGCCGCCAGTCCGGCAGGCTGATCGGCTCCTTCCAACTGGTCCAGGGCCTGGTCGCCGACTCGATGACCGACTACTACGCCGGGCGCGCCACGGTCCTGGAGGCCGCCCGCGCCTTCGACGCCGGTACGGACACCAAGATCGGACCGTCCTGCACGAAGTACTTCGCCAGCGAGATGGTGTGGCGGGTCGCGGACCGGGCGGTGCAGATACACGGCGGCGCGGGCTATATGCGCGGAGTCGCCGTCGAGCGCTTCTACCGCGACGCGCGTCTCTTCCGTATCTACGAGGGCACGAGTCAGGTCCAGCAGGTGATCATCGCGAAGGCTCTGCTGGGAAAGGCGACACAAGGTTGA
- a CDS encoding protein kinase domain-containing protein, producing the protein MTDLQLNRSVALAYAAVGMDPPAPVPLRKNDPARVGPYVLMSRLGSGGMGRVYLGRDTVGGTGMAAVKVIRPEYAEDPRFRKRFEREVGALDRVQGAHIVRLLGSGFDEDLVWVATEYVPGPTLDEVVTARGPVDATVAWRLMADMGRAVEAIWRAGIVHRDLKPSNVILAADGARVIDFGVVRATDDTSITATGQNVGTPAFMSPEQVRGNEVTAASDVFALASALAYAVTGRAPFGEGTGVDVLHRVAFEAPREEVLTKVAAVDADLAEFIRACLDKDPLSRPLPEAVFRTAIGHQLPAPDGQPLRSAPKWAPLGDGRPAALAAAPPVDPSTGSVASVAPAAPMPGRRRRPTPGRRRKLMAGAAAMAGVLVAGGITVALLRQGDTAPSAGTGPQASSAVTEKGASVPTSSQKAPKATPSKTGLDQAAEKSPGDEGSRDPATLDIRTSRCPAEIASGSQGVCVEALQMLLVGHGLRVTIDGRFGEATLTAVRALQSEAGITVDGKVGEATKKLLYGKPPGPVKAGAVTVTQSVDGASVARCLDIREPDAQVWGCQGTATQKWALYRVSGQSSEYVVVNQGSHLCLDAGTVGRNGQQIRARNCDGQSAQRWRLGGGGTLVSVPDGLCLDAEANTSGQDGQRVQGWGCAGSINQVWNWS; encoded by the coding sequence ATGACTGACCTCCAGCTCAACCGGTCCGTCGCGCTCGCCTACGCGGCGGTCGGCATGGACCCGCCGGCCCCGGTCCCGCTCAGGAAGAACGATCCCGCACGGGTCGGCCCCTATGTGCTGATGTCACGGCTGGGCAGCGGCGGAATGGGCCGGGTCTATCTGGGCCGCGACACCGTCGGCGGGACGGGAATGGCCGCCGTCAAGGTGATCAGGCCCGAATACGCGGAGGATCCCCGGTTCCGCAAGCGCTTCGAGCGCGAGGTCGGCGCACTGGACCGCGTCCAGGGGGCACACATCGTACGGCTGCTGGGCAGTGGCTTCGACGAGGACCTGGTGTGGGTCGCCACCGAGTACGTCCCAGGGCCGACGCTCGACGAAGTCGTCACCGCGCGCGGGCCGGTCGACGCGACGGTGGCCTGGCGGCTGATGGCCGACATGGGGCGTGCGGTCGAAGCCATCTGGCGTGCGGGGATCGTCCACCGTGACCTCAAGCCGTCCAATGTGATCCTGGCGGCCGATGGCGCTCGCGTCATCGACTTCGGTGTCGTCCGGGCCACCGACGACACCTCGATCACCGCGACGGGCCAGAACGTGGGCACCCCCGCCTTCATGTCCCCGGAACAGGTCCGGGGCAACGAGGTGACGGCCGCCTCCGACGTCTTCGCGCTGGCCTCCGCCCTCGCCTACGCCGTCACCGGGCGGGCGCCGTTCGGCGAGGGGACGGGTGTCGACGTCCTGCACCGGGTGGCCTTCGAAGCGCCGCGGGAGGAAGTCCTCACCAAGGTGGCGGCCGTCGACGCGGACCTGGCCGAGTTCATCCGTGCCTGTCTGGACAAGGATCCTCTGAGCCGCCCATTACCGGAGGCGGTCTTCAGGACCGCCATCGGGCACCAACTGCCGGCTCCTGACGGGCAGCCGCTCCGGTCCGCCCCGAAGTGGGCACCCCTGGGCGACGGACGGCCCGCCGCCCTCGCCGCGGCGCCGCCCGTGGACCCGTCCACCGGCTCCGTCGCGTCCGTCGCCCCTGCCGCGCCGATGCCCGGGAGGCGCAGAAGGCCGACGCCCGGAAGGCGCAGAAAACTGATGGCGGGCGCCGCTGCCATGGCGGGCGTCCTGGTCGCCGGGGGCATCACCGTCGCCCTTCTGCGGCAGGGCGACACCGCACCCTCGGCCGGCACCGGGCCGCAGGCGTCGTCGGCCGTGACGGAGAAGGGGGCCTCGGTGCCCACCAGTTCGCAGAAGGCGCCGAAGGCCACTCCGTCGAAGACGGGCCTCGACCAGGCCGCGGAGAAGTCCCCCGGTGACGAGGGCTCACGGGATCCCGCGACGCTGGACATCCGAACCTCCCGCTGTCCCGCCGAGATCGCGTCGGGATCCCAGGGCGTCTGCGTCGAGGCACTGCAGATGCTTCTCGTGGGGCACGGCCTGCGCGTCACGATCGACGGACGGTTCGGGGAGGCGACCCTCACCGCGGTCAGGGCCCTCCAGAGCGAGGCCGGTATCACCGTCGACGGAAAGGTCGGCGAGGCGACCAAGAAGCTGCTGTACGGCAAGCCGCCCGGGCCGGTCAAGGCCGGCGCGGTCACCGTGACCCAGAGCGTCGACGGCGCGTCGGTCGCCCGGTGCCTCGACATCCGCGAGCCGGACGCACAGGTGTGGGGATGCCAGGGCACGGCCACCCAGAAGTGGGCGCTGTACCGGGTGTCCGGTCAGAGTTCCGAGTACGTCGTTGTCAACCAGGGCAGCCACCTCTGCCTGGACGCCGGCACGGTGGGCCGGAACGGCCAGCAGATCCGGGCCAGGAACTGCGACGGACAGAGCGCCCAGAGATGGCGGCTCGGTGGCGGCGGAACACTGGTCAGCGTCCCGGACGGCCTCTGCCTGGACGCGGAGGCCAACACCTCCGGCCAGGACGGTCAAAGGGTGCAGGGCTGGGGTTGCGCGGGCAGCATCAACCAGGTGTGGAACTGGTCCTGA
- a CDS encoding acyl-CoA dehydrogenase family protein translates to MSADDSELRELRSSVRQFLEARSPEEAVRKLMESEPRFDLDVWAQAADQLRLPSLVIPEEYGGDGFGPVELGVVLEEMGRALLCSPFFSTVVLAAQALLASGDKGACARHLPGIAAGRTTAALAVAEDGGSWDPALISARAVPDGDGGWRLNGRKSFVIDGTTADLVLVVARTVAGPSLFAVERTSAGVAAEAMETLDATRAMARLTFDTVPAALVGADGAGGRVMARVLDIATVGLAAEQAGGARRCLEMSADYARTRHQFGRPIGSFQAVKHKCADMLVQVELAEAASREAARSAAEGTPDFPVAAAVAHACCSRAYMFAAMENIQVHGGIGFTWEHPAHLYFRRAKSSQLLFGGPAVYHERLLDRLGI, encoded by the coding sequence GTGAGCGCCGACGATAGCGAGTTGAGGGAACTCCGGTCCTCCGTAAGGCAGTTCCTGGAAGCCAGGTCTCCTGAGGAGGCGGTCCGCAAGCTCATGGAGAGTGAGCCGCGCTTCGACCTCGACGTGTGGGCCCAAGCGGCCGACCAGTTGCGGCTGCCGAGCCTGGTGATCCCCGAGGAGTACGGCGGCGACGGCTTCGGCCCGGTCGAACTCGGCGTCGTCCTGGAGGAGATGGGCCGCGCCCTGCTCTGCTCACCCTTCTTCTCGACGGTCGTGCTCGCGGCCCAGGCCTTGCTCGCCTCCGGCGACAAGGGCGCCTGTGCGCGTCATCTCCCCGGCATCGCGGCCGGGCGGACCACCGCGGCCCTCGCTGTCGCCGAGGACGGTGGCTCCTGGGACCCCGCCCTGATCTCCGCCCGCGCGGTACCTGACGGGGACGGAGGCTGGCGGCTGAACGGCCGCAAGTCCTTCGTGATCGACGGTACGACGGCCGACCTGGTCCTCGTGGTCGCTCGTACCGTCGCCGGTCCGTCGCTCTTCGCGGTGGAGCGGACTTCCGCCGGTGTGGCAGCCGAGGCGATGGAGACCCTGGACGCCACCCGGGCGATGGCCAGGCTGACGTTCGACACCGTGCCGGCCGCCCTCGTCGGCGCGGACGGGGCGGGCGGGCGCGTCATGGCCAGGGTCCTGGACATCGCCACGGTCGGGCTGGCCGCCGAGCAGGCGGGCGGGGCCCGCCGGTGTCTGGAAATGAGCGCCGACTACGCCCGTACGCGGCATCAGTTCGGCCGGCCGATCGGTTCCTTCCAGGCCGTCAAGCACAAGTGTGCGGACATGCTCGTGCAGGTGGAGCTGGCCGAGGCCGCGTCCCGCGAGGCGGCACGGTCGGCCGCCGAGGGAACCCCCGACTTCCCGGTCGCCGCCGCCGTCGCCCACGCCTGCTGCTCACGGGCCTACATGTTCGCGGCCATGGAGAACATCCAGGTCCACGGCGGCATCGGCTTCACCTGGGAGCACCCGGCCCACCTGTACTTCCGGCGGGCCAAGTCCTCACAGCTGCTCTTCGGCGGCCCGGCGGTGTACCACGAGCGGCTGCTCGACCGGCTCGGCATCTGA
- a CDS encoding acyl-CoA dehydrogenase family protein: MEHDMQDFTAEVRRFLDAHVAKAPDRTAFTWGEGDDSMAYFSSLPPEEEREHVQRARDWQRIRHENGFGWITGPPEYGGRGLTPVHDLLYDAIESEYDVADTGTLSVIGLGMIGPTILAHAQPRIKDRWLPAMYRGDAIACQLFSEPGAGSDLASVATKAVRDGEDWVLNGQKVWTSVAQHSQIGLALTRTNPDAPKHRGITAFLVPMDAPGVEVRPLRQMTGGADFNEVFLTDVRVPEDHRLGEIDGGWTVALTTLMNERATVGSEGAGPVAAALSPDRLSALMRATWTWDDRALRARLAELLVDAMATEHLNTRALRTLRAGVTPGPERSVAKLMYGQNLTRAAHFVADCLGPRLVADTGKWGTYAWSELLLATPALRILGGTEEIMKNILAERVLGLPKEARA, encoded by the coding sequence ATGGAACATGACATGCAGGACTTCACCGCCGAGGTGCGCCGCTTCCTCGACGCGCACGTGGCGAAGGCCCCCGACCGCACCGCCTTCACCTGGGGCGAGGGCGACGACTCGATGGCGTACTTCAGCAGCCTCCCGCCGGAGGAGGAGCGGGAGCACGTGCAACGGGCGAGGGACTGGCAGCGGATCCGCCACGAGAACGGCTTCGGCTGGATCACCGGCCCGCCCGAGTACGGCGGCCGTGGCCTCACCCCCGTCCATGACCTGCTCTACGACGCCATCGAGTCCGAGTACGACGTCGCCGACACCGGCACGCTGAGCGTGATCGGCCTGGGCATGATCGGCCCGACGATCCTCGCCCACGCCCAACCCCGCATCAAGGACCGCTGGTTGCCCGCGATGTACCGCGGGGACGCCATCGCCTGCCAGCTGTTCAGTGAGCCCGGCGCGGGATCGGACCTGGCGAGCGTGGCGACGAAGGCCGTCCGTGACGGCGAGGACTGGGTGCTCAACGGCCAGAAGGTGTGGACGTCGGTCGCCCAGCACAGCCAGATCGGCCTCGCACTGACCCGTACGAATCCGGACGCGCCCAAGCACCGCGGCATCACGGCTTTCCTGGTCCCCATGGACGCCCCCGGTGTCGAGGTCCGGCCGCTCAGGCAGATGACCGGGGGCGCGGACTTCAACGAGGTCTTCCTCACCGACGTGCGCGTCCCCGAGGACCACCGCCTCGGCGAGATCGACGGCGGCTGGACCGTCGCCCTGACCACCCTGATGAACGAGCGCGCGACGGTCGGCAGCGAGGGTGCGGGACCGGTGGCCGCGGCCCTGTCCCCGGACCGGCTCTCGGCACTGATGCGCGCCACCTGGACCTGGGACGACCGCGCCCTGCGCGCCCGTCTCGCAGAACTCCTCGTGGACGCCATGGCCACCGAGCACCTCAACACGCGCGCCCTGCGCACGCTGCGGGCGGGCGTCACGCCTGGCCCGGAGAGGTCCGTCGCCAAGCTGATGTACGGTCAGAATCTCACCAGGGCCGCCCACTTCGTCGCGGACTGCCTCGGACCCCGGCTCGTCGCCGACACCGGCAAGTGGGGCACGTACGCCTGGTCCGAACTCCTCCTGGCCACCCCGGCGTTGCGCATCCTCGGCGGCACCGAGGAGATCATGAAGAACATCCTCGCGGAACGGGTCCTCGGTCTGCCGAAGGAGGCACGCGCGTGA